Proteins co-encoded in one Acidisarcina sp. genomic window:
- a CDS encoding polysaccharide deacetylase family protein, whose translation MHRRRPRPLILMYHRVVRVQHDPWGIAVDPEFFEEQIDYVKRHRSVMSMDELVQQLNRKTLPADAVAITFDDGYRDNLIQARPVLVRHGVPACMFLTTGYVDRNVPFWWDELAAMILASRHSMHCEQVCGVETILLDWPALDAPAAATNSWRAWDEPLTARQRAYVAIWRILQRLPEEERNATMDSLRLRFEAIPDPVAMPMTAHEVRSFLEGELMALGAHSVTHSPLTSLNRLESRREIALSGQQCRILAGERVHGFAYPHGDMNSEVQGDVEALGFSWACSTEGAWLDRDQLNLYALPRIAVPNAPLRTFIGLMRA comes from the coding sequence TTGCATCGGCGGCGACCGCGACCCTTAATCCTCATGTACCACCGTGTGGTGCGAGTTCAGCACGATCCGTGGGGGATTGCCGTTGACCCGGAATTTTTTGAAGAGCAGATCGATTACGTGAAGCGGCATCGTAGCGTGATGTCCATGGATGAGTTAGTCCAACAACTCAACAGGAAGACCTTGCCGGCGGATGCGGTAGCCATCACCTTTGATGACGGCTACCGCGATAACCTTATCCAGGCCAGACCGGTTCTGGTCCGTCATGGTGTGCCTGCCTGCATGTTCCTCACGACGGGCTATGTCGACCGGAACGTACCCTTCTGGTGGGACGAGCTTGCCGCAATGATCCTCGCGTCAAGGCACTCCATGCATTGCGAACAGGTCTGCGGTGTTGAAACTATCCTCCTCGATTGGCCGGCATTGGACGCCCCCGCCGCTGCGACGAATTCATGGAGAGCATGGGATGAGCCACTTACCGCCAGGCAGAGGGCATATGTGGCAATCTGGCGAATCCTTCAGCGCCTTCCGGAAGAGGAACGCAATGCAACAATGGATTCTCTCCGGCTTCGCTTCGAGGCGATCCCGGACCCTGTAGCGATGCCGATGACGGCACACGAAGTACGCAGCTTTCTCGAAGGCGAACTTATGGCTCTCGGCGCTCACAGCGTCACACACTCCCCTCTCACGAGCCTGAACCGGCTTGAGAGCCGCCGCGAAATTGCGCTCAGCGGACAACAATGCCGTATCCTTGCCGGCGAACGCGTGCACGGTTTCGCTTACCCGCATGGAGATATGAATTCAGAGGTGCAAGGAGATGTAGAGGCTCTCGGCTTCTCCTGGGCATGTTCTACCGAAGGTGCATGGTTGGACCGCGACCAGTTGAATCTCTATGCTCTGCCCCGCATTGCCGTCCCCAACGCTCCATTGCGGACTTTTATCGGCCTGATGAGGGCCTGA